The following are from one region of the Rhipicephalus microplus isolate Deutch F79 chromosome 1, USDA_Rmic, whole genome shotgun sequence genome:
- the LOC142765247 gene encoding uncharacterized protein LOC142765247 has translation MLRDRIVCGLRDASVRRQLLAKAELALREAEEAARAAEMTAANVDHMASAQNTDNVHAMTMKRRGQPTRHPSLRESASREDWRHEGTCPCCGKSGHTAEKCKFRSVKCFTCKRQGHLAHVCQQHQSRQNKVFHCESQWSDNGNYEQFLLNLQVASVNMVQPIYRTMEWDGEALRMQVDTGSPVTIITWPTYTKYRHLWPRLQKTTLQLTCFLGQLPVKGQLNISVTYGGTTLDATLVVLGCSGPDLCGRDVIKALEQHGRQVLAVGMKAAPASAPAIFQRRMEVILQGIPGVQVYLDDVVVAEKQDNCEKLREVFQRLRDYGVKLHPSKCKIRKKEFEYLGHRICADGLLPKAENIEAVSGMPRPTCVAELRSFIGFVRYYHAFLGNLSTVLAPLYELLKKNARWQWGARQEAAFEATKRLVKGAKFLTHYDPQKPLVLETDASSYGIGAVLYHRVNGEAKPVGFRSRTLTAAERNYARIEREALAVVFGVTKFREYLLGNTFTLITDHKPLLRLLSPDKPVPALAAARIQRCSLLLSGYTYTIEYKAGKTLPVADTLSRLPASYQHDASTTESINNDVHMEHPGTTRQVGDSVWYRNYGTGARWKVGVVQTPEGHRMVTIKAADGEHNRRHYDQLRGRETDSTGLAAGEAEVKQEPGVEAPQTEAGETGAPLTSREPQSPGPPETDARRITTSLKGKEG, from the exons ATGCTAAGGGACCGCATTGTTTGCGGCCTGCGCGACGCTAGTGTTCGTCGGCAGCTGTTGGCAAAAGCGGAACTTGCTCTGAGGGAGGCGGAAGAGGCAGCGCGTGCAGCAGAGATGACAGCGGCAAACGTAGACCACATGGCCAGCGCGCAAAACACGGACAATGTGCACGCTATGACGATGAAGCGCAGAGGCCAACCAACTAGGCATCCGTCACTACGAGAGTCGGCGAGCAGGGAAGACTGGCGGCACGAAGGGACGTGCCCATGCTGCGGCAAAAGTGGTCATACAGCGGAAAAATGCAAGTTCCGTTCTGTTAAATGCTTCACTTGTAAGAGGCAAGGACACCTAGCCCATGTGTGCCAGCAGCACCAGTCCCGGCAAAACAAAGTATTCCACTGTGAAAGTCAGTGGTCTGATAATGGCAACTACGAACAATTTCTGCTCAACTTGCAAGTGGCATCGGTGAACATGGTCCAGCCAATTTATCGCACCATGGAATGGGATGGCGAGGCCCTCCGAATGCAAGTAGACACCGGTTCCCCCGTGACAATCATCACATGGCCTACCTACACCAAATACCGTCACCTTTGGCCTCGGCTCCAGAAGACTACCTTGCAACTGACTTGTTTCCTCGGTCAACTTCCCGTCAAGGGTCAACTCAATATCTCGGTGACGTACGGCGGGACCACACTGGACGCTACCTTGGTGGTGCTGGGGTGCTCTGGACCGGATCTGTGTGGGCGGGACGTCATCAAAGCCCTCGAACAGCACGGAAGGCAGGTTCTCGCCGTCGGAATGAAGGCTGCCCCCG CGTCCGCCCCAGCAATTTTCCAGAGACGCATGGAAGTCATCCTTCAAGGAATACCGGGTGTTCAAGTTTACTTGGATGACGTGGTTGTGGCAGAGAAGCAAGACAACTGCGAAAAATTGCGCGAAGTCTTCCAGAGGTTACGGGACTACGGTGTGAAGCTTCACCCAAGCAAATGCAAAATACGGAAGAAAGAATTTGAGTATCTTGGGCACCGCATATGTGCAGATGGCCTTTTGCCGAAAGCGGAGAACATTGAAGCAGTATCAGGAATGCCCAGGCCCACATGTGTGGCAGAGCTGCGGTCATTCATCGGCTTTGTGAGGTATTACCATGCATTCCTTGGCAACTTGTCCACTGTTCTCGCACCGTTGTATGAACTGTTAAAGAAAAACGCCCGTTGGCAGTGGGGAGCAAGACAAGAGGCCGCTTTCGAAGCAACGAAACGCCTCGTCAAAGGCGCCAAGTTCCTCACGCACTACGATCCGCAAAAGCCCCTCGTGTTAGAAACGGACGCGTCGTCTTACGGCATCGGGGCTGTTTTATACCACCGGGTCAACGGAGAAGCGAAGCCAGTTGGATTTCGGTCGCGCACTCTGACTGCCGCAGAGCGGAATTACGCACGAATTGAGCGTGAAGCGCTGGCAGTTGTCTTTGGGGTGACCAAATTTCGTGAGTACCTACTGGGTAATACTTTCACGCTAATTACAGATCACAAGCCACTTCTGCGACTGCTCAGCCCGGACAAGCCCGTACCTGCTCTGGCAGCGGCACGGATCCAACGTTGCTCTTTATTACTCAGCGGCTACACGTACACGATCGAGTACAAGGCAGGAAAAACCCTTCCGGTAGCTGATACCCTGAGCCGCCTTCCGGCAAGCTACCAGCACGATGCCAGTACCACGGAGTCTATCAATAACGACGTCC ATATGGAGCACCCCGGAACCACTCGCCAAGTTGGAGACTCTGTTTGGTACAGGAACTACGGGACAGGAGCCAGGTGGAAGGTTGGCGTCGTACAGACACCCGAAGGCCACCGCATGGTAACCATCAAGGCCGCAGACGGCGAACATAATCGCCGGCATTATGACCAGTTGAGAGGAAGAGAAACCGACAGCACGGGACTCGCTGCCGGTGAAGCAGAAGTCAAGCAAGAGCCCGGGGTTGAGGCACCGCAGACGGAAGCTGGCGAAACTGGTGCACCACTGACCTCAAGAGAACCCCAGAGCCCAG GTCCACCAGAAACCGACGCCCGCCGGATCACTACCAGCCTTAAGGGGAAAGAAGGCTGA